A region from the Rosa rugosa chromosome 6, drRosRugo1.1, whole genome shotgun sequence genome encodes:
- the LOC133718545 gene encoding LOB domain-containing protein 33-like, with the protein MTGLGSSCGACKFLRRKCTSVCVFAPYFCYDQAATHFSAVHKVFGASNVSKLLLHLPVQHRSDAALTMSYEAIARMRDPIYGCVSQIFALQQQVAYLQEEIETLLGNQMINLASGNSSTCGSSEANSNSNSFNGLQVFSQQYDIAVNTQKFQIQPEPPVLLPQVGIASTNQSFSSHEMDIQMPPLHEWEEVKIFGDHSMQDPLERFLEGIDQENFGHNPWLNDPSIAWN; encoded by the exons ATGACAGGATTGGGTTCTTCATGTGGAGCATGCAAGTTTCTGAGGAGAAAATGCacaagtgtgtgtgtgtttgctCCTTACTTCTGCTATGACCAAGCTGCAACCCATTTTTCAGCTGTGCACAAAGTGTTTGGTGCAAGTAATGTCTCGAAGCTACTGCTACACTTACCAGTACAACATCGAAGTGATGCTGCTCTCACCATGTCTTATGAAGCAATAGCTCGGATGCGTGATCCGATTTATGGATGTGTTTCACAAATCTTTGCACTTCAACAGCAG GTTGCGTACTTGCAGGaggagattgaaactcttcTGGGGAACCAAATGATTAACTTGGCATCTGGGAATTCAAGTACTTGTGGAAGTTCTGAAGCAAATAGTAACTCCAACTCATTCAATGGGTTACAAGTATTTTCACAACAATATGATATTGCTGTTAACACACAAAAGTTTCAGATCCAACCTGAACCACCAGTACTACTTCCACAAGTAGGAATAGCAAGTACCAACCAAAGCTTTAGTAGTCATGAGATGGATATTCAGATGCCTCCTTTACATGAATGGGAAGAAGTCAAGATATTCGGTGATCACTCTATGCAAGATCCTTTAGAAAGATTTCTTGAAGGTATCGACCAAGAGAACTTCGGACACAATCCGTGGTTGAATGACCCTTCCATCGCCTGGaactaa